GGAAATCAACGCTGAAGAAGAGTCGGCCATTCTTCGCATGGTGCAAGCTGTTGCTGTGCCGGTCATTGGCAATGTTTGCCATGTGTTCATGAATGGATTAAATCGTGTTCAGGTGTGTGAAATTGTGTGGAGTTGTTGATGTCCCAAGATGTTTGATTGTATGTCATTGTCGCAGCAATAATTTGCTTTTCTGGCTTTGACAGGTCTATGGTTTAGAAAAGTTACACGACGCCTTGCTACGCAGACCCAAAGATAGGCCTCTTATAACGGTATAACCTCATTATCCAATTTAATATTTCCAAAACTTAATGTACATGAAGGTTAATCTTTCGTTCAACTACCATATGCTTCTCCAGGACCTCCACTATTTCTAGTTTCCCATTGTTAAATTGTAATGTATTTTACTTAATTCCCATTCCAGGTTAGCAATCATGTGGCTTCTATGGATGATCCACTTGTTATTGCTGCACTGCTTCCTCCAAATGTTCTTCTGGATGCTAAGAACTTGAGGTGGACACTCTGTGCATCTGATAGGTGTTTTTCGAATCCTGTAACTTCAGCATTTTTCCGATCTGTCAAAGTCTTGCCAGTTGCTCGTGGTGATGGGATTTATCAAAAGGTACTTTTTCATTGTATCCAAAATATTGATAAGTTAGTTGAGACCCTAAGATTTGTTTAGTTTACGAAGCTGCTGTGCACGACGTGAGAGTAAATCCAACTGTCCTAGCATATACAAAGTGCTTTTAGAGAAAAATATATTTGAACTTTACATTGTACATTTCGTTTGTAGCATTGGCTTTACTGAAAGGCTCACAGCTATCATTTTGTCTCATATTCAATCATCAGTTGACTAAATAATTTTGGTGTAGAAAGTTGGGTGAAGTTTTATCTACTCTATATAGAATTGAGTTGTTGATGCTTGTTTTGGTTCCTCTACATTTGTATTCATAGTCCTTAGTTTGACAACGATGCTCATCTTCTCATCTTTATTCTTTTATTGGTTCAGGGTATGGACATTGCTATTTCAAAATTAAATCAAGGTGGCTGGGTTCACATCTTCCCAGAAGGTAGTCGTTCTCGAGATGGTGGTAAAACCCTGGGGTCACCCAAGAGAGGTGTTGGGAGGTGAGGATCTATTGTGAGAGATATCCCTTTTTGTGACTTTGATTAATAAGATATGTAGTCAAACCATTTGAAAGATATTTTTTTGTGAATGTTGGCTCCCAAGCTTTGGTCTTTGAGTTTCTTTTTGTAAGATGTCCTGTATTCTTGAATGGTAACTTATGCTTTAATACAACTGCACTTGgattcaatttatttttgttaaaacaCTGTTTGATTTTTATTGCATATTCTTACTTGACAGGTTGGTTCTTGATGCTGACAATATTCCCATGGTTATTCCATTTGTACATAGCGGGATGCAGGACATCATGCCTATTGGTGCCAGCTTCCCGAGGATTGGCAAGACGGTAGGTAGTCTAATGCTTGTAACCATGATTTGAAGTTGAAGTTTTGGAGAAACTTTTGATACTGCAGCAACCATATCTATGAGGGTATAGGCCTTGATATTCAGTCGTGTACTTCTTAAGGCCTTGATATCAGCTATTTCTTTCTTCAGCGTGCTTACTATTTTCACCTATACTTTGAAAATGTAGGTGACGGTGGTTATTGGTGATCCAATCTACTTTGATGATTTGCTAAATAATGAACGAGCAAAGCATTTATCAAGAGGAAAGTTATATGATGCAGTATCCTCAAGAATTGGTCATCGACTACGTCAACTGAAAGTTCAGGTTGACAAACTGACTCAAGGGACACAATTACTAAATGATGGTTCACTGATGGAAGAAACTCCAGAACAACTAGTTGTTGTCGGTACACAAGAGCCCAGGTCTTTTGATCGGTTCCGAGTGGGTTTCTCAAAAGATGGCTGGATGCGTAATTTTATGGAACCTACTGAGCTGATGGGATTTGCAGCCAGGGGCTTATTTATGAACCGTAGAGCAGTTGAAACCTCAGAAAGTGGTAGTAGAAGGGTTGGCCCGTTGAAAGCATGGAACCAATTTCTTGAAGCCGATGTACTACCAAGATGGAACTTTGCCTGACATTACTTCTAACTTTACTCTAGTAGAGGCTGATGTAAATTATAATTAGGGTGTTCATTTATAAATGAACTACAATTTTGgtcaggaattttttttttcccagcttcaaaggaaGGTTATAATAAAAAGGGCAGTTTGTTGTTTAAACAGGTGAAATTTGCTAAAGCGAAATATGATCCGGTATTTACTGAATTTCCATTCAATGAATTTTAAAcatcaattttaattttattttaattgccTATATGTCCCATTAGATAAACATACCAAGAAGGCAAGAATTGAAGTGCAAAGTGATCCACATTGAGCTTGTCACATATTATTTAGGCATTTTCAAACTAATTGGAGACTCTTACCAACTTAACCACCATTGTTGAAGTTTGTGGT
Above is a genomic segment from Rosa chinensis cultivar Old Blush chromosome 3, RchiOBHm-V2, whole genome shotgun sequence containing:
- the LOC112193389 gene encoding tafazzin isoform X2 codes for the protein MAAARVERGDLWKSNALSVQRRLRERFRVEVDRRFRHHPVFADGYFASTVQRWLQRFRDFKRDSLPSSTVFYRKRVGKEINAEEESAILRMVQAVAVPVIGNVCHVFMNGLNRVQVYGLEKLHDALLRRPKDRPLITVSNHVASMDDPLVIAALLPPNVLLDAKNLRWTLCASDRCFSNPVTSAFFRSVKVLPVARGDGIYQKGMDIAISKLNQGGWVHIFPEGSRSRDGGKTLGSPKRGVGSGMQDIMPIGASFPRIGKTVTVVIGDPIYFDDLLNNERAKHLSRGKLYDAVSSRIGHRLRQLKVQVDKLTQGTQLLNDGSLMEETPEQLVVVGTQEPRSFDRFRVGFSKDGWMRNFMEPTELMGFAARGLFMNRRAVETSESGSRRVGPLKAWNQFLEADVLPRWNFA
- the LOC112193389 gene encoding tafazzin isoform X1 yields the protein MAAARVERGDLWKSNALSVQRRLRERFRVEVDRRFRHHPVFADGYFASTVQRWLQRFRDFKRDSLPSSTVFYRKRVGKEINAEEESAILRMVQAVAVPVIGNVCHVFMNGLNRVQVYGLEKLHDALLRRPKDRPLITVSNHVASMDDPLVIAALLPPNVLLDAKNLRWTLCASDRCFSNPVTSAFFRSVKVLPVARGDGIYQKGMDIAISKLNQGGWVHIFPEGSRSRDGGKTLGSPKRGVGRLVLDADNIPMVIPFVHSGMQDIMPIGASFPRIGKTVTVVIGDPIYFDDLLNNERAKHLSRGKLYDAVSSRIGHRLRQLKVQVDKLTQGTQLLNDGSLMEETPEQLVVVGTQEPRSFDRFRVGFSKDGWMRNFMEPTELMGFAARGLFMNRRAVETSESGSRRVGPLKAWNQFLEADVLPRWNFA